A region from the Achromobacter seleniivolatilans genome encodes:
- a CDS encoding GlxA family transcriptional regulator — protein sequence MIPVYFVLPRGIVLLDLAGPAEAFRVANKLCPGTFEQHFCGPSSDVESGIAGLHLAHIQPLPAALPAHALVIISGVVGKHTELQDPDAHAIIDWLAVRHPADGFTLMTVCAGALFAAAAGLTRQRECTTHHSCLDQLAGLDPSARVQDNRIFVEDGNLVSSAGITAGIDLALHMVSRHCGPRVAGEVARDMVVYQRRAGTDSTLSPWLEHRSHMHPGVHRVQDAVVRNPAAPWSAQSLADHAHTSARHLTRLFHEHAGCTPMDYLYQIRVALARDLLRETRLDLERVAEKTGFSSAQHMRRVWRKFQPLTPSLARAAPMP from the coding sequence ATGATTCCCGTTTACTTCGTGCTGCCGCGAGGCATCGTGCTGCTGGACCTTGCCGGTCCTGCCGAGGCCTTCCGGGTCGCCAACAAGCTGTGCCCCGGCACGTTCGAACAGCACTTCTGCGGCCCGTCCTCCGACGTGGAAAGCGGCATTGCCGGACTGCATCTGGCGCATATCCAGCCCCTGCCCGCCGCGCTGCCGGCCCATGCCCTGGTCATCATTTCAGGGGTAGTGGGCAAGCACACCGAGCTGCAAGATCCGGATGCGCACGCCATTATTGACTGGCTGGCTGTCCGCCACCCCGCAGACGGCTTCACGCTGATGACGGTCTGCGCGGGCGCCTTGTTTGCCGCCGCTGCCGGGCTGACCCGTCAGCGCGAATGCACCACGCACCACTCTTGTCTGGATCAACTTGCGGGCCTTGACCCCAGCGCCCGCGTACAGGACAACCGCATTTTTGTGGAAGATGGCAACCTGGTCAGCAGCGCTGGCATCACGGCGGGTATTGATCTGGCGTTGCACATGGTGTCTCGCCATTGCGGGCCGCGAGTGGCGGGCGAAGTGGCCCGCGACATGGTGGTCTACCAACGCCGGGCCGGAACGGATTCCACCTTGTCACCGTGGCTGGAACATCGCAGCCACATGCACCCCGGCGTACATCGGGTGCAGGACGCCGTCGTGCGCAACCCCGCCGCGCCCTGGTCCGCGCAATCGTTGGCGGACCACGCACACACCAGCGCGCGTCACCTGACGCGGCTGTTCCATGAACACGCGGGCTGCACGCCCATGGACTATCTCTATCAGATACGTGTTGCGCTGGCTCGTGACCTGCTGCGTGAAACCCGGCTGGACCTGGAACGGGTGGCGGAAAAAACAGGGTTCAGCTCGGCCCAGCACATGCGCCGCGTATGGCGCAAATTCCAACCGCTGACACCAAGCCTGGCACGGGCGGCGCCCATGCCATAA